The following are encoded together in the Xanthomonas vesicatoria ATCC 35937 genome:
- a CDS encoding bifunctional serine/threonine-protein kinase/formylglycine-generating enzyme family protein: MHQDTATVTELVTAMRSGALNLDAVLAALGKRAAVPDAEYRDGVATLSHLQRQQLLDDVTVTTLMHRLDALRNRTPPAPSPTAAPAAPPGDDDATVVMPRRPIAPIEDDITRVQPAQPLPGEVPSLTSLGLGTQTGVGTHTGTGTAGTASLSSWQHLAEAAGGDHASVGSLLKGRFLLERELGRGGMGVVYLARDERKVEARDRDPWLAVKVLSDEFRRHPDALVALQREARRSQKLAHDNIVRVYDFDKDRTLVFMTMEYIDGSDLKTLIREQAYHGMPLKQAWPLIDGMGRALIRAHAAGVVHSDFKPGNVMVTRDGVAKVFDFGIARAGKHAADVSGEQTVFDAATLGALTPAYASLEMIRGQAPTPADDLYALGCVYFELLTGKHPFDKLSAEVALRDGRRPPPVPGLTRRQYAALCAAVAFPAMHRLKRVDQLLDGLRQVPLRERALPMLGYGATALAVLGVGGWGASRYLHQRHLDEVIARFGAQDPQQYRNESQAMQALSSLSADDRRRVLMDRSDLIEDFLLRRLDALWNPANGRDDYRGALQVFALRDRLRLYSPSLDARRQAIEREKNERLNALDTTLNRQLDAGLLFRNQPDNALATLDQVRRIDPDSSLLRHSALEVRLDAAIAEAVAAGQLTTARTEVEQARAAFPESLRLQLRSAEVGVAEQQATRTPVAAAPRDADSARKALAADLANPGTDPAWRARIDAELAALPAAERSSQGTALAEAISAAVSVQSDPAQLAGAQALVDFGLGLVPQSASLLAQRTRLQTLEQQLEHALARESTEAELAGRIESLRRAAAANDLGKTGDALARIRTLQPTHPLLRSEGPQLLSQVYRNNAGDAFAQGRYAQAADLLAQGVQTLGQRPELRSARTRYAVVAAVMTAATLPASERQQLAQRLQELYRSDATALTQLETQMKAAGQLPEGSLSARLQRAPVGDAPASDSVPAGNTTDATAPTSTTKPPRSTSTAKPGTAATGTVRSATAAAAVPASADDDASLPPVPTGPDPCGGAGLPGRGAACFDTLGDTRGPMLVVVPGIDGGKPYALSRGEVAVADFNLFCQATGRCTAQAASTPELARAPVRNISLTQARAYLRWLTIGSGGWRYRLPSDAEWLHAAQAGANWRQAEDSNCVPPTASAAEAVRAPVSARGRDANPWGLINLTGNVWEWVSSGAGVQARGGSFASYWSDCTVQASRADNGSAQPDVGFRVLREVP, from the coding sequence ATGCACCAAGACACTGCCACCGTGACCGAACTGGTCACCGCCATGCGCAGCGGCGCATTGAATCTGGACGCCGTGCTGGCCGCGCTGGGCAAACGCGCGGCCGTGCCGGATGCCGAATACCGCGACGGCGTGGCAACGCTGTCGCACTTGCAGCGCCAGCAGCTGCTGGACGATGTCACCGTGACCACCTTGATGCATCGGTTGGATGCATTGCGCAATCGCACACCGCCGGCACCCTCGCCAACCGCTGCACCCGCCGCGCCGCCGGGCGACGACGACGCCACCGTGGTGATGCCGCGCCGCCCCATCGCACCCATCGAAGACGACATCACCCGCGTGCAACCGGCGCAGCCGCTGCCCGGCGAGGTGCCCAGCCTCACCAGCCTGGGCCTGGGCACCCAGACCGGCGTGGGCACGCACACCGGGACCGGCACCGCAGGCACCGCCAGCCTGTCCAGTTGGCAGCACCTGGCCGAGGCGGCCGGCGGCGACCATGCCAGCGTCGGCAGCTTGCTCAAGGGGCGGTTCTTGCTGGAACGCGAGCTCGGGCGCGGCGGCATGGGCGTGGTGTATCTGGCGCGCGACGAACGCAAGGTGGAAGCACGCGACCGCGACCCGTGGCTGGCAGTGAAAGTGCTCAGCGATGAGTTCCGCCGCCATCCCGATGCGCTGGTCGCGTTGCAACGCGAGGCGCGCCGCTCGCAAAAATTGGCGCACGACAACATCGTGCGGGTGTACGACTTCGACAAGGATCGCACCCTGGTCTTCATGACCATGGAGTACATCGACGGCAGCGACCTGAAAACGTTGATCCGCGAGCAGGCCTACCACGGCATGCCGCTCAAGCAGGCGTGGCCGCTGATCGATGGCATGGGCCGGGCGCTGATCCGCGCGCATGCCGCCGGCGTGGTGCACTCGGACTTCAAGCCCGGCAACGTCATGGTCACCCGCGACGGCGTGGCCAAGGTGTTCGACTTCGGCATCGCACGCGCCGGCAAACACGCCGCCGATGTGTCCGGCGAACAGACCGTCTTCGATGCCGCCACGCTCGGCGCGTTGACCCCGGCCTACGCCAGCCTGGAAATGATCCGCGGGCAGGCACCCACACCGGCCGACGATCTGTACGCGCTGGGTTGCGTGTATTTCGAACTGCTCACCGGCAAGCACCCGTTCGACAAACTCAGCGCCGAAGTGGCGCTGCGCGATGGCCGCCGTCCGCCGCCGGTGCCCGGCCTGACCCGGCGCCAGTACGCCGCGCTGTGCGCGGCGGTGGCGTTCCCGGCCATGCATCGCTTGAAGCGCGTGGATCAGTTGCTCGATGGCCTGCGCCAGGTGCCGCTGCGCGAACGCGCGTTGCCCATGCTTGGCTACGGCGCCACCGCGCTGGCGGTGCTCGGCGTGGGCGGGTGGGGCGCGTCGCGTTACCTGCATCAGCGCCATCTGGATGAGGTGATCGCACGTTTCGGTGCGCAGGACCCCCAGCAGTACCGCAACGAAAGCCAGGCCATGCAGGCGCTGTCCAGCCTCAGCGCGGACGACCGCCGGCGCGTGCTGATGGACCGCAGCGACCTGATCGAGGATTTCCTGCTGCGTCGGTTGGACGCGTTATGGAATCCGGCCAACGGCCGCGACGATTACCGCGGCGCATTGCAGGTCTTCGCGCTGCGCGACCGGCTGCGGCTGTATTCACCGTCGCTGGATGCGCGCCGCCAGGCCATCGAACGCGAAAAGAACGAACGCCTCAATGCGCTGGACACCACGCTCAATCGTCAACTCGACGCCGGCCTGTTGTTCCGCAATCAACCCGACAATGCGCTGGCCACGCTCGACCAGGTGCGCCGCATCGACCCTGACAGCAGTCTGTTGCGCCATTCCGCGCTGGAAGTGCGCCTGGACGCGGCCATCGCCGAGGCGGTCGCTGCCGGCCAACTCACCACCGCGCGTACTGAAGTGGAACAGGCACGCGCAGCATTCCCGGAGTCGTTGCGGCTGCAGTTGCGCAGCGCCGAGGTCGGCGTGGCCGAGCAGCAAGCCACACGCACACCGGTGGCCGCCGCGCCGCGCGATGCCGACAGCGCACGCAAGGCGCTGGCGGCCGACCTGGCAAACCCCGGTACCGACCCTGCCTGGCGCGCGCGCATCGACGCCGAACTGGCCGCACTGCCGGCCGCCGAGCGCAGCAGCCAGGGCACGGCACTGGCCGAGGCCATCAGCGCGGCGGTCTCCGTACAAAGCGATCCCGCGCAGCTGGCCGGCGCGCAGGCGCTGGTGGATTTCGGCCTGGGCCTGGTACCGCAATCGGCAAGCTTGCTCGCCCAGCGCACCCGGTTGCAGACGCTGGAGCAACAGCTCGAACACGCGCTGGCACGCGAAAGCACCGAGGCAGAACTGGCCGGGCGGATCGAATCGCTGCGCCGCGCCGCCGCCGCCAACGATCTGGGCAAGACCGGCGATGCGCTGGCGCGGATCCGCACGCTGCAACCCACCCATCCGTTGCTGCGTAGCGAAGGCCCGCAATTGCTGTCGCAGGTGTATCGCAACAACGCCGGCGATGCGTTCGCACAGGGGCGCTATGCGCAGGCCGCCGACCTGCTGGCGCAAGGCGTGCAGACGCTGGGCCAGCGCCCCGAACTCCGCAGCGCGCGCACCCGTTATGCCGTGGTGGCCGCCGTGATGACGGCCGCCACGCTGCCGGCCAGCGAGCGTCAGCAACTCGCCCAGCGCCTGCAGGAGCTGTACCGCAGCGACGCCACCGCATTGACGCAGCTGGAAACGCAGATGAAGGCCGCCGGGCAGCTGCCCGAAGGTTCGCTCTCCGCACGCCTGCAACGCGCACCGGTGGGTGATGCGCCCGCATCGGACAGCGTGCCGGCCGGCAATACGACCGATGCAACCGCACCCACCTCAACAACCAAACCGCCGCGCAGCACATCCACTGCCAAGCCCGGCACCGCCGCCACCGGCACCGTGCGCAGCGCCACGGCGGCTGCCGCAGTGCCCGCCAGCGCGGACGACGACGCCAGCCTGCCACCGGTGCCGACCGGCCCGGACCCGTGCGGCGGCGCCGGCCTGCCCGGACGTGGCGCGGCCTGTTTCGACACGCTGGGCGACACCCGCGGCCCGATGCTGGTGGTGGTGCCGGGCATCGACGGCGGCAAGCCGTATGCGCTGTCGCGCGGCGAGGTGGCGGTGGCCGACTTCAACCTGTTCTGCCAGGCCACCGGCCGCTGCACGGCGCAGGCCGCCAGCACGCCCGAACTGGCGCGCGCACCGGTGCGCAACATCAGCCTGACCCAGGCCCGCGCCTACCTGCGCTGGCTGACCATCGGCAGCGGCGGCTGGCGCTACCGCCTGCCCAGCGATGCCGAATGGCTGCATGCCGCGCAGGCCGGCGCCAACTGGCGCCAGGCCGAGGACAGCAACTGCGTGCCGCCCACTGCCAGCGCCGCCGAGGCCGTGCGGGCCCCGGTGTCCGCACGCGGGCGCGATGCCAACCCGTGGGGGCTGATCAACCTCACCGGCAATGTGTGGGAATGGGTCTCCAGCGGCGCCGGCGTGCAGGCGCGCGGCGGCAGCTTCGCCAGTTACTGGTCCGATTGCACCGTGCAGGCCAGCCGCGCCGACAACGGCTCGGCGCAGCCGGACGTCGGCTTTCGCGTATTGCGGGAGGTGCCATGA
- a CDS encoding PP2C family protein-serine/threonine phosphatase gives MSALYQSAGHTETGKVRRLNEDALLLRDDAGLWVVADGLGGHSAGDYASQLLVQRLGALVRPPDLCDFLDAIDDTLAQINAELLQVARQRRVDMIATTVVVLVHDPDFMLCGWVGDSRIYAHHGGPLRQLTRDHVHGVREDVTQFGNAQAAAAAAGVLTRAVGAQEPLFVDWVLLPSLPGTQFLLCSDGINKEIPDPELDAECHRFGDPRALLARLFELAMGRAARDNVTAVVVRLQE, from the coding sequence ATGAGCGCGCTCTATCAATCCGCAGGGCACACCGAAACCGGCAAGGTGCGCCGGCTCAACGAAGACGCACTGCTGCTGCGCGACGACGCCGGGCTGTGGGTGGTGGCCGACGGCCTGGGCGGCCACAGCGCCGGGGATTACGCCAGCCAGTTGCTGGTGCAGCGGCTGGGCGCGTTGGTGCGCCCGCCGGACCTGTGCGACTTTCTCGACGCCATCGACGACACCCTGGCGCAGATCAACGCCGAGTTGCTGCAGGTCGCCCGGCAACGCCGCGTGGACATGATCGCCACCACCGTGGTGGTGCTGGTGCACGACCCGGACTTCATGCTGTGCGGCTGGGTCGGCGACAGCCGCATCTATGCGCACCACGGCGGCCCGCTGCGCCAGCTCACCCGCGATCACGTGCACGGCGTGCGCGAGGACGTCACCCAGTTCGGCAATGCCCAGGCCGCCGCTGCGGCAGCCGGCGTGCTCACCCGTGCAGTGGGTGCGCAAGAGCCGTTGTTCGTCGATTGGGTGCTGCTGCCAAGCCTGCCGGGCACGCAATTTTTGCTGTGCAGCGACGGCATCAACAAGGAAATCCCCGACCCGGAGCTGGATGCCGAATGCCATCGCTTCGGCGATCCACGCGCGTTGCTGGCGCGGTTGTTCGAACTGGCGATGGGCCGGGCGGCGCGCGACAACGTCACCGCCGTCGTCGTCCGCCTGCAGGAGTGA
- the tagF gene encoding type VI secretion system-associated protein TagF, translating to MSMPATDQIGFHGKLPGVGDFVQRRLPASFVQPWDAHFAGCLDTVRQQLGERWSGAYRRSGMRAFALGPGVCGPQAWAGVLGPGEDRVGRCFPLIVAMPLPHACLPSHAWFGALAACLGRALRARADAVGFDTAVRALAVPATPSTAHAPAHGQSLWWPLGGAAQALAGLPAAERYLDWLLADEDITEVTR from the coding sequence ATGAGCATGCCGGCCACCGATCAGATCGGCTTCCACGGCAAGTTGCCTGGCGTGGGCGACTTCGTGCAGCGGCGCCTGCCGGCCAGCTTCGTGCAGCCGTGGGACGCGCACTTTGCCGGCTGCCTGGACACGGTGCGCCAGCAGCTTGGCGAGCGCTGGTCCGGCGCGTACCGGCGCAGCGGCATGCGCGCGTTCGCGTTGGGGCCGGGTGTCTGCGGTCCGCAGGCCTGGGCCGGTGTGCTGGGCCCGGGCGAAGACCGCGTGGGGCGCTGCTTCCCGCTGATCGTGGCGATGCCGTTGCCGCATGCCTGCCTGCCCAGCCACGCCTGGTTCGGCGCATTGGCGGCGTGCCTGGGCCGTGCCTTGCGCGCCCGCGCCGATGCGGTGGGCTTCGACACCGCCGTGCGTGCGCTCGCGGTGCCGGCGACGCCCTCCACCGCGCATGCACCGGCGCACGGCCAGTCGCTGTGGTGGCCGCTGGGCGGCGCCGCGCAGGCGCTCGCGGGGCTGCCTGCCGCCGAGCGCTATCTGGACTGGCTGCTGGCCGATGAGGACATCACCGAGGTCACCCGATGA
- the tssM gene encoding type VI secretion system membrane subunit TssM, giving the protein MTMKTLLSKLSAPLVVSVLALCLVSLLLWVGGPYVAIDGWSPLNGVAARLLAIVTLIGGWLGVLAWRHWRAQRRAASLSSALAAPGRDDDRELRSGQERAQLQARFQQAIQLLRKRRGGSDLYTLPWYALIGPPGSGKSTLLQHSGLQFPLAARMGDAALRGVGGTRDCEWWFTDEAVFLDTAGRYTTQDSDQAVDAGAWRDFLCLLRRHRPRRPLNGVLVTMSMSDLLLLDDGERDTHMQAIRCRLDELAEQLQASVPVYLIFTKCDLIGGFGEFFDDLTPAQRSQVWGMSFPLAHTLDGRAARGFAEEFNLLQQQLSARLFARLNLERDRLRRAAILAFPQQVAALGEHARQFVEGTFAGTAYGPAPLLRGVYFTSGTQEGTPIDRMMGAVARTFGVDDARVHAPGAQRRTFFVERLLREVVLRESGLANTPPTRQRRMAWLQAAAYAGVALLSGALLAGLGVSYLGNRGYLDQVRQALEARPAVPDPNTATAMPDYVARTLQQAAATQAVVQVARQYHPHTPWSLRMGLFQGAALGDELQAGYLRQLNATLLPALAVRFRNGLVDNAQAPQALYYTLKGYLMLGQPQHLDAAQLSALAAIEAGKLFPRDVAQQQALSTQLQAVLDAPERVRALSLDGERIAQARASLRAADLSTLIYGNLLLTPPAGTPLRLDKALGLLADTFVRRSGTALSTPVPALYTQPVFAGLQRDGIGQAVERFGRDDWVFGGAPLDAPAKAALVREVGQRYEADYIRYWDALLADLQLRPAADLAAASASAAKLAGPSSPLRLLLGVVGEHTQAMDRAPPADPAQRAVAAAAGKAAAKAKAAAATLPGGAAMSAALATPADPAATNAPAPGAAISEHFLALNALTAGAPGSTPLDHLLSVLDQLGRQLLVVSQGGGDAAAATAQLAAARQEMAQLPPPVTDWLQTLAGGSATLMTQGARAALDAQVRQSVGEVCSDFVRGRYPFDPEAQVDLPLQNFGELFGTGGRLDALYTGTVQPLLDTQAPQWRWKQGPDAVVGAPGLPAQLQLAQRIRQKYFRGGPVPQVGFTVLAPTLGEGVTRLTLDIEGQRYDYQPGAAQSMPMIWPGPVPGHVSIAAFGADGVALGTLDYQGDWALFRALQAGHLQNPSDLRFVASFALGGHDVQVPLRAGNLRHPFLDSDVQQFACGG; this is encoded by the coding sequence ATGACGATGAAGACGCTGTTGTCCAAGCTGAGTGCCCCATTGGTGGTGAGCGTGTTGGCGCTGTGCCTGGTGTCGCTGCTGCTGTGGGTGGGCGGGCCGTATGTGGCCATCGATGGCTGGAGCCCGCTGAACGGCGTGGCCGCGCGGTTGTTGGCCATCGTGACGTTGATCGGGGGGTGGCTGGGGGTGCTGGCATGGCGCCATTGGCGCGCGCAGCGACGTGCGGCAAGTCTGTCCAGCGCATTGGCCGCCCCGGGGCGCGATGACGACCGCGAACTGCGCAGCGGGCAGGAGCGCGCGCAATTGCAGGCGCGCTTTCAGCAAGCCATTCAACTGCTGCGCAAGCGGCGTGGCGGCAGCGATCTGTACACGCTGCCGTGGTACGCGTTGATCGGCCCGCCCGGCTCGGGCAAGAGTACGTTGCTACAGCATTCGGGCCTGCAGTTTCCGTTGGCCGCGCGCATGGGCGATGCCGCGCTGCGTGGGGTGGGGGGCACCCGCGATTGCGAATGGTGGTTCACCGACGAGGCAGTGTTTCTGGATACCGCCGGGCGCTATACCACCCAGGATTCCGATCAAGCGGTCGATGCCGGCGCCTGGCGCGACTTCCTGTGCCTGCTGCGGCGCCATCGCCCACGCCGGCCGCTCAATGGCGTGCTGGTGACCATGAGCATGTCCGACCTGTTGCTGCTGGACGATGGCGAACGCGACACGCACATGCAGGCGATCCGGTGCCGCCTGGACGAGCTGGCCGAGCAGCTGCAGGCCAGCGTGCCGGTCTATCTGATCTTTACCAAGTGCGATCTGATCGGTGGCTTTGGCGAATTCTTCGACGATCTCACGCCTGCGCAGCGCAGCCAGGTCTGGGGCATGTCGTTTCCGCTGGCGCACACGCTCGACGGCCGCGCCGCGCGCGGCTTTGCCGAAGAATTCAATCTGCTGCAGCAGCAGCTGAGCGCCCGCCTGTTCGCGCGGCTGAACCTGGAGCGCGACCGTTTGCGGCGTGCGGCGATCCTGGCGTTTCCGCAGCAGGTGGCGGCGCTTGGCGAACATGCGCGGCAATTTGTCGAAGGCACCTTTGCCGGCACCGCCTACGGGCCGGCGCCGCTGCTGCGCGGGGTGTACTTCACCTCCGGCACGCAGGAAGGCACGCCGATCGATCGCATGATGGGCGCGGTGGCACGCACCTTCGGCGTGGACGATGCACGCGTGCATGCACCCGGTGCGCAGCGCCGCACGTTCTTTGTCGAGCGCTTGCTGCGCGAGGTGGTGCTGCGCGAATCCGGACTGGCCAATACCCCGCCTACCCGGCAACGCCGCATGGCGTGGTTGCAGGCGGCCGCCTATGCCGGCGTTGCGTTGTTGAGCGGTGCGCTGCTGGCCGGGTTGGGCGTCAGTTATCTGGGCAATCGCGGCTATCTCGACCAGGTGCGTCAGGCACTGGAGGCACGGCCTGCCGTGCCCGATCCCAATACCGCCACCGCCATGCCGGACTACGTGGCGCGCACGCTGCAACAGGCCGCGGCGACGCAAGCGGTGGTGCAGGTAGCGCGCCAGTATCACCCGCACACGCCGTGGTCGCTGCGGATGGGTTTGTTCCAGGGCGCCGCTCTGGGCGACGAACTGCAGGCCGGGTATCTGCGCCAGCTCAACGCCACCCTGTTGCCTGCCTTGGCGGTGCGCTTTCGCAACGGTCTGGTCGACAACGCGCAGGCGCCGCAGGCGTTGTACTACACGCTCAAGGGGTATCTGATGCTCGGCCAGCCGCAGCATCTGGATGCGGCGCAACTCAGCGCGCTGGCGGCCATCGAGGCCGGCAAACTGTTTCCGCGCGACGTGGCGCAGCAGCAGGCGCTGAGCACGCAGTTGCAGGCCGTGCTCGATGCTCCCGAGCGCGTGCGCGCGCTGTCGCTGGATGGCGAGCGCATCGCGCAGGCACGCGCCAGCCTGCGTGCGGCCGATCTGTCCACCTTGATCTACGGCAACCTGCTGCTGACGCCGCCGGCCGGCACGCCGCTGCGGCTGGACAAGGCACTGGGCTTGCTGGCCGATACCTTCGTGCGGCGCAGCGGCACCGCGCTGTCCACGCCGGTGCCGGCGCTGTACACCCAACCGGTCTTCGCTGGCCTGCAGCGCGATGGCATTGGCCAGGCGGTGGAACGCTTCGGGCGCGACGATTGGGTGTTCGGCGGCGCGCCGCTGGATGCCCCCGCCAAGGCCGCGCTGGTGCGCGAGGTCGGCCAGCGCTACGAGGCCGACTACATCCGCTACTGGGACGCGCTGCTGGCCGATCTGCAATTGCGCCCGGCCGCTGATCTGGCCGCCGCCAGCGCCAGCGCCGCCAAGCTGGCCGGCCCCAGCTCGCCGTTGCGGTTGTTGCTGGGCGTGGTCGGCGAGCACACCCAGGCGATGGATCGCGCACCGCCGGCCGACCCTGCGCAGCGCGCCGTTGCCGCAGCAGCCGGCAAGGCAGCGGCCAAGGCCAAAGCGGCCGCAGCAACGCTGCCGGGCGGTGCCGCGATGAGCGCCGCATTGGCTACCCCGGCCGACCCCGCCGCCACCAACGCACCGGCACCGGGCGCGGCGATCAGCGAGCACTTTCTGGCGCTCAACGCATTGACGGCCGGCGCACCCGGCAGCACGCCGCTGGATCATCTGCTGAGCGTGCTCGATCAACTGGGCAGGCAGCTGCTGGTGGTGTCGCAAGGCGGCGGCGATGCGGCCGCCGCCACTGCACAACTGGCCGCGGCCCGGCAGGAAATGGCGCAGTTGCCGCCGCCGGTGACCGATTGGCTGCAAACCCTGGCCGGCGGCAGCGCCACCTTGATGACCCAGGGCGCACGCGCCGCGCTGGATGCGCAGGTGCGCCAATCGGTGGGCGAGGTGTGCAGCGATTTCGTGCGCGGGCGCTACCCGTTCGACCCGGAGGCGCAGGTCGATCTTCCGCTGCAGAATTTTGGCGAATTGTTCGGCACCGGCGGGCGCCTGGATGCGCTCTACACCGGCACCGTGCAGCCGCTGCTGGACACGCAGGCGCCGCAATGGCGCTGGAAACAAGGCCCGGATGCGGTGGTCGGCGCGCCCGGCCTGCCCGCACAGCTGCAACTGGCGCAGCGCATCCGGCAGAAATATTTTCGCGGCGGTCCGGTGCCGCAGGTGGGCTTTACCGTGCTGGCACCCACGCTGGGCGAGGGCGTCACCCGGCTGACCCTGGACATCGAAGGCCAGCGCTACGACTACCAGCCCGGTGCGGCGCAAAGCATGCCGATGATCTGGCCCGGCCCGGTGCCGGGGCATGTGTCCATCGCCGCCTTCGGCGCCGATGGCGTGGCGCTGGGCACGCTCGACTATCAAGGCGACTGGGCGCTGTTTCGCGCGCTGCAGGCCGGGCATCTGCAGAACCCGTCCGATCTGCGCTTTGTCGCCAGCTTCGCACTCGGTGGCCACGACGTGCAGGTGCCGCTGCGTGCGGGCAACCTGCGTCACCCGTTTCTGGACAGCGACGTCCAGCAGTTTGCGTGCGGCGGATGA
- the icmH gene encoding type IVB secretion system protein IcmH/DotU, which yields MSRPMTDIDAGLASPLAASPVAGEDTDISELLGRSVNPLVQAATPLLLLAVQLRHSAQLPDVARLREQVMAQIRRFEQRARDGGAPVEAVTAARYVLCALLDEAVLNAPWGERSGWSQKTLLVVFHSESYGGAKFFQILERLCADVSRHLDLIELMYLCLALGFVGRYQIEAGGLAKLGDIQDDLFRRIRAARGAAPDTLAPHWRGVEDRRRLGRFLPLWAAALLGLSVLVVAFVWMQTRLNALSAPISAQVAQWGLAPATPPDATPLPPPQVRLKQLLATQQRAGLLSVEEQADGQTRVRLSSAAMFASGGVEVEPEQRGLIAQIAAAIDQLPGRVIVVGHTDDVPVRSLRFADNYALSGARAAAVAQLLRTHLATPGRVEALGAGDSQPVAQPVQLPANRARNRRVEILFQPGE from the coding sequence ATGAGCCGTCCCATGACCGACATCGATGCCGGCCTCGCCTCGCCGCTTGCGGCCAGCCCGGTGGCTGGCGAAGACACGGACATCAGCGAGCTGTTGGGCCGCAGCGTCAACCCGTTGGTGCAGGCCGCCACCCCGCTATTGCTGTTGGCGGTGCAATTGCGCCATAGCGCGCAACTGCCGGATGTGGCCCGCCTGCGCGAGCAGGTGATGGCGCAGATTCGCCGCTTCGAGCAGCGCGCCCGCGATGGCGGCGCGCCGGTGGAAGCGGTCACCGCCGCGCGTTACGTGTTGTGCGCCCTGCTCGATGAGGCGGTGCTCAATGCGCCGTGGGGCGAGCGCAGCGGCTGGTCGCAGAAGACCTTGCTGGTGGTCTTTCATAGCGAGTCGTATGGCGGGGCCAAGTTCTTCCAGATCCTGGAGCGGCTCTGCGCGGACGTGTCGCGGCATCTGGATTTGATCGAGCTGATGTATCTATGCCTGGCGCTGGGATTTGTCGGCCGGTACCAGATCGAAGCGGGCGGGCTGGCCAAGCTTGGCGATATCCAGGATGACCTGTTCCGCCGGATCCGTGCCGCGCGCGGCGCCGCACCCGACACTCTGGCGCCGCACTGGCGCGGGGTGGAAGACCGCCGCCGACTGGGCCGTTTCTTGCCGCTGTGGGCCGCTGCGCTGCTGGGGCTGAGCGTGCTGGTGGTGGCCTTCGTGTGGATGCAGACGCGCTTGAACGCGTTGTCGGCGCCGATCAGCGCGCAGGTGGCGCAGTGGGGACTGGCGCCGGCCACACCGCCGGATGCAACGCCGTTGCCGCCGCCGCAGGTGCGTCTCAAACAATTGCTTGCGACGCAGCAGCGCGCCGGCTTGCTGAGCGTGGAGGAGCAGGCCGATGGGCAGACGCGCGTGCGCCTGAGCAGCGCGGCGATGTTCGCCTCCGGCGGCGTCGAGGTGGAGCCGGAGCAGCGTGGCTTGATCGCGCAGATCGCTGCGGCGATCGATCAATTGCCTGGCCGGGTGATCGTGGTCGGGCATACCGACGACGTGCCAGTGCGCTCGCTGCGCTTTGCCGACAACTACGCCTTGTCGGGGGCGCGTGCCGCCGCGGTGGCGCAGCTGTTGCGCACGCACCTGGCCACGCCGGGGCGGGTGGAAGCGCTGGGTGCCGGCGACTCGCAACCGGTGGCGCAGCCGGTGCAACTGCCCGCCAACCGCGCGCGCAATCGCCGCGTCGAGATTCTGTTTCAGCCTGGGGAATGA